In the genome of Pseudomonas fluorescens, the window GACGCCAAACGCCTGGAACTGAGCGCTGCCGCCGAGCCTGCACCGGCCGCCGATCTTTTCAGCGAACCAGAGGCCGAAGCACCGGCCGCCGCTGCTGAAGCCGCCTATGAAACCATCCTCGATCAAGCGCGGTTCGATGCCTGGCTGGAAAAGCTGAACAACGCCAAGCTGTTTGCCTTCGACACCGAAACCACCGGCATCGATGCGCAGCAGGCGCAATTGGTGGGCCTTTCGTTCGCCGTTCAGGCTAACGAAGCGGCTTACATCCCGTTGACCCATTCCTACATCGGCGTGCCGCAGCAACTGGACCGCGACACGGTCCTGCGCGCGCTCAAGCCGATTCTGGAAGACCCGAACAAGCTCAAGGTCGGCCAGCACGCCAAATTCGACATGAACATCCTGGCCAACTGCGCCATCGGCGGCGATCAGGACAACGGCATTACCGTGCGTGGCATCGCCTTCGACACCATGCTTGAGTCCTACGTGCTCAACTCCACGGCCACGCGCCATGACATGGACAGCCTGGCGCAGAAGTATCTGGACCACACCACGGTGAGTTTCCAGGACATCGCCGGCAAAGGCGTGAAACAGCTGACATTCGATCAGATCGCCCTGGAGCAGGCCGGGCCTTACGCCGCCGAAGATGCGGATATCACCTTGCGTCTGCACCAGACCCTGTTCGAAAAGCTCTCGGCCATTCCGAGCCTGGCCAGTGTGCTGACCGACATCGAAATCCCGTTGGTGCCGGTATTGGCGCGTATCGAGCGCCAGGGCGCATTCGTCGACGCCGCCTTGCTGGGCGTGCAAAGCATCGAACTGGGCGACAAGATGGTGGCGCTGGAGCGTGAAGCCTTCGAGATTGCAGGGGAGGAATTCAACCTCGGTTCACCCAAGCAACTTGGCGTCATCCTTTACGAGAAGCTCGGCCTGCCGGTACTGAAGAAAACCGCCAAGGGCCAGCCGTCTACTGCCGAAGAAGTGCTGGCCAAACTGGCAGAAGACGACTATCGATTGCCCAAAGTGCTCATGGAATACCGCTCCATGAGCAAGCTGAAAAGCACCTACACCGACCGTCTACCGGAGCAGATCAACCCGCGTACCGGGCGGATCCATACCTCGTATCACCAGGCGGTGGCGTCCACCGGGCGGCTGTCCTCCAGCGATCCGAACCTGCAGAACATCCCGGTGCGCACCGCCGAAGGGCGACGCATCCGCCAGGCCTTCGTGGCCCCGGCCGGTTACAAGCTGCTGGCGGCGGACTATTCGCAGATCGAACTGCGTATCATGGCGCACCTGTCCCGGGATGAAGGGCTGATGAACGCCTTCCGCCACAATCTGGACGTACACACCGCGACCGCCGCCGAAGTGTTCAAGGTCGAACTGGCCGACGTGACCTCCAACCAGCGTCGCAGCGCCAAGGCGATCAACTTCGGTCTGATCTATGGCATGGGTGCGCAGAAGCTCGGCAAGGACATCGGCGTCGACACCAAGACCGCCAAGGCCTACATCGATACCTACTTCGCCCGGTACCCCGGCGTTCGCCAGTACATGGACCGCACGCGTGCCCAGGCCGCCGAGCAAGGTTATGTCGAGACCTTCTTCGGCCGTCGTCTGTACCTACCGGACATCAACTCCAACAAGCCGCAAGAGCGCGCCGCCGCCGAACGCACGGCGATCAACGCACCGATGCAAGGCACCGCAGCAGACATCATCAAGAAAGCCATGGTCGCGGTGGATAACTGGCTGACCGCGTCGGGCCTCGACGCCAAAGTCATCTTGCAGGTACACGATGAACTGGTACTCGAGGTGCGTGAAGACCTGGTCGACCAGGTTCGCGATGAAATTCGCGTGCACATGAGCGAGGCGGCGAAACTGGATGTGCCGTTGCTGGTCGAAATGGGTATTGGAAATAACTGGGATGAGGCTCACTGAGGCCTTTGAACAGACCTTTTCTGCTGCGGCATAGTGCCGCGGCAGAAGGGTGCAAAACAGCTCAGTCCGGAGGGCTATCAGAGTTATTTCAAAGCTATTTGAAAAAGATCTGAACTAATCTTGCACACCACCACTCAGAGATACTGAATGGCTGGTGAAGCCCTTCGATGCTCCTATGTTGTGTTAAGTGTTGGCAGATATCTGGACCCCGCCCTAGCGGTCTAGAGCTTCAACCCCGGAACTTCTCCCTCCCCATATGAAGCCCGGGGTTTTTTTTGCCCCGAGAAAAACTGTCCGTGATGCGCTCATGCTGCGTTAAAAGCGCGGCTCGAAATGCTCATTTAGGACCCTAAACTCCGCTTTCGAGCCGCGCTTTTGCCTTGCCTGAGCGCACCACAAACAGTTTTTGATATTTATTGAATCTCTGCTTCGGCACCCTTGTCCGCCAGCTCCATCCAGCCAGCCAGTACGGTGTAGGCATCTTCCAGGCCCATGCGTTTCGGGGCCGAAAACAGCTGGATTGTCACCAGATCGCCCCAGCCCTTGCGGATTTCCGCCTGAACCTTGAGCAGCGTGTTCTTGGCCGCGCCATAGGTCAGCTTGTCCGCTTTGGTCAGCAGAATGTGCATCGGCATGCCGGCAGCCACTGCCCAGTCGAGCATCAGCAGGTCGAAATCGGTCATCGGATGGCGGATGTCCATCATCAGGATCAGACCTTTCAAACTCTCGCGACCACCCAGATATGCCTCCAGGTGACGCTGCCAGTGTTGCTTGAGCGGGATCGGTACTTTTGCATAACCGTAGCCCGGCAGGTCGACCAGACGGCGTTCATCGTCTAGCTTGAAGAAGTTCAACAGCTGTGTGCGCCCCGGGGTTTTCGAGGTGCGCGCCAGGCTGGCGTGGGTCAGGGTGTTCAAGGCACTCGACTTGCCGGCGTTGGAACGCCCGGCGAAGGCGACTTCGAAGCCCTCGTCATCCGGACATTGGTCGACTTTGGCGGCGCTGAGCATGAAGGTGGACTGTTGGCACAGACCGAGGATGGGATTCTTGAGTTGCATGGGATTTCCGATGTGGGCGGCGCCAGGAATGGGCGCGGCAAGCAGTGTCGCTTCCGTTTCAGTGACGCCAGTATATAATGCCGCAGATTTTGTGTGCGCTTTGTCCCAGCGTAGGATGAAGTTCACGAGAGCGACAGACCTTGATTGCGCACTAGAACGCAGCTCGCTCTCAACCCTGAAAAGGTCGTTTTATGACGAAATGGCTGCTAGCTGCCGGTGTCTTGATGCCGCTTTACAGCGCTCAGGCTACACAGGATCCGGAAGCTGTGTACAACCGTGTTTGTGGTGCCTGTCATTCCGGCCAACTACCCATGGCGCCGAAAAAAGGCGATCAGGAAGCTTGGACGCCGAGGTTGGCGAAAGGTATGGAGACGCTGGTGCAACACGTGACCCAGGGTTTCAAGGCGATGCCGCCGCGTGGTTTGTGCATGGACTGCAGTGCCGAGGATTACCAAGCCATCATCCTTTGGATGAGCGAGTAAGCCCGGTCCATAACTCTTAACCCTTAGCCGTAGTTGGATTAGCTGATGAAGAAATTGATCGTGAGTCTGCTGTTGACCGTGGGCATCTCCGGCATGGCCCATGCTGCAGGTGAGGCAGTACAACCGGGTGATGCAAAAGCCGGCCAGGCCAAAGCCGCCGTCTGTGGCGCCTGCCACGGCCCGGATGGCAACAGCATGGCGCCAAACTTTCCAAAACTGGCAGGTCAGGGTGAACGCTACCTGACCAAGCAATTGCACGACATCAAGTCGGGCAAGCGCACTGTTCTGGAAATGACCGGTCTGCTGACCAACCTGAGCGATCAGGACCTGGCGGACATCTCCGCCTACTTCGCCAGCCAGAAAGGCAGCGTCGGTGCCGCCGATCCGAAGATCGTCGCTCGCGGTGAAGCCCTGTTCCGTGGTGGTGACCTGGCCAAGGGCCTGCCAGCCTGCACCGGTTGCCACTCGCCAAATGGCACAGGTAACGCGGCTGCCGGTTTCCCGCACCTGGGTGGCCAGCACGCTCAATACGTCGGCAAGCAACTGGTCGATTTCCGCAAGGAAGAAGGCGGCCGCACCAACGACGGCGATACCAAGCCCATGCAGAGCATTGCCAAGAAGCTGAGCGACGAAGACATCGCCGCGGTGTCCAGCTACATTCAGGGCCTGCACTAAGGCCGGTGGATCGGGCGTTGAACGGGGTGCTTATCGCCTGCAACGTTAACGCTCGATTAATCCGTCCCGGCAAGTATAAAAAGGGTGGCCTTGGCCGCCCTTTTTTGTGGCCGCTGCCGCTACACTACAGAACTCAAGCCCGCCAGGATCTGTCTGATAACAAGTCGCGCGAGGCGATAAAATTTGTCCAGGAGTAAAGCATGCGTAATCTGATCATCAGCGCCGTTTTTGCCGCTGCCAGCCTGTTCGGCATGACTGCCCAGGCCGCTGACGCCCCCGCCGCACCTTATGTTGAACTGAGCAATCCGGTTCCGGTCGCCGTACCTGGCAAGATCGAAGTGGTAGAGCTGTTCTGGTACGGCTGCCCGCATTGCTACGCCTTCGAGCCAGTGATCAATCCCTGGGCCGAGAAGTTGCCTTCCGACGTGAACTTCGTCCGTATCCCGGCCATGTTCGGTGGCCCTTGGAATGCACATGGCCAGTTGTTCCTGACCCTCGAAGCGATGGGTGTCGAACACAAGGTCCATACTGCGGTGTTCGAAGCGATCCAGAAAGAACATAAAAAGCTGACCGACAAGAATGACATGGCAGATTTCCTGGCCACACAGGGCGTCGACAAGGATAAATTCCTGGCGACCTTCGATTCTTTCGCCATCAAAGGCCAAATCAACAAAGCCACTGAATTGGCCAAAAAATATGAAATCACCGGTGTTCCAACCTTGATCGTCAACGGCAAATATCGCTTCGACGTGGGTTCTGCCGGCGGCGCTGAACAGGCCCTGCAACTGGCCGACAAACTGATCGACAAAGAGCGAGCGGCTAACAAGGCTGCCGCCAACTAAGGGCAGTCACTGCCATGCGCCGATGGGGTACTGAACGCATCGTTGGCCTGCATGATCCGCGGGTCAACGAGCATCATCTGGAGTCCACGGGCCTGCCCGCAGACAGTCGTCTGCGCTTGCTCAGTTTCAATATCCAGGTCGGTATCAGTACCGAGCGCTATCGGCATTACCTGACCCGGGGCTGGCAGCACCTGCTGCCGCACACCGGGCGTGCCGACAATCTGCAGAAAATCGGCAATCTGCTGGGCGACTTCGATCTGGTCGCCTTGCAAGAGGCCGATGGCGGCAGCCTGCGATCAGGCTACGTCAATCAGGTTGAACACCTGGCCCATCTCGGTGCCTTTCCCTACTGGTATCAACAACTCAATCGCAATCTCGGTCGCCTGGCCCAGCACAGCAACGGCGTGCTCAGTCGATTGCGCCCGTGGGCAATTGAAGATCATCCGTTGCCGGGGCCAAAGGGTCGCGGAGCCATTCTGGTACGGTTCGGCGAAGGCCCGGAAGCGCTGGTGGTGGTCATGATGCACCTGGCGTTGGGCGCCCGGGCGCGCAGCCTGCAACTGGCCTACATCCGCGAGTTGATTGGCGACTACAAGCATCAGGTACTGATGGGCGACATGAACACCCATGCCAGCGACCTGCTGCAACATTCCCCGTTGCGCGATCTCGGTCTACTCGCGCCGCAACTGGAAGCAACGTTTCCCAGCTGGCGCCCACAGCGCTGCCTGGACCATATCCTGCTGAGCCCGAGCCTGACCCTGGAAAAGGTCGAGGTGCTGGCACAGCCCATTTCCGATCACCTGCCGGTCGCGGTAGAGATTCGTTTGCCGGGTTCGCTCACGGCCGATGCATTGCCCGCGTTGAGTCCTGCCCTTCGCGGAACCCATGAATGAGCGACGAAGCACAGCGCTGGAAAGAGAAATACCTCAAAAGCATCGAACAACAGGAAAAACTCGAGCGTCGCTGGGACGCACGGCTCGACTTGCTGCGTCGCGGTCTGGTGCGCAGCACCCTGGCGGCGGAAGGTACTGACCGCGCCGTTGACCAATGCATGAA includes:
- the polA gene encoding DNA polymerase I, yielding MSQAPLVLVDGSSYLYRAFHALPPLTTSKGLPTGAVKGVLNMLKSLRKQYPNSPFAVVFDAKGGTFRDEMFAEYKANRPSMPDDMRVQIEPLHQSVIALGFPLLCVEGVEADDVIGTLARSSAAADRPVIISTGDKDMAQLVDGHITLVNTMTGSSMDVEGVKEKFGVAPEQIIDYLALMGDSSDNIPGVPGIGPKTASGLLVGVNGGLTELYAQLDIVPTLPIRGAKTLPAKLEEHKEMAFLSYQLATIKVDVPLDVGLDDLQMGPEDPAKLYELYTLLEFKSWLNDLDRDAKRLELSAAAEPAPAADLFSEPEAEAPAAAAEAAYETILDQARFDAWLEKLNNAKLFAFDTETTGIDAQQAQLVGLSFAVQANEAAYIPLTHSYIGVPQQLDRDTVLRALKPILEDPNKLKVGQHAKFDMNILANCAIGGDQDNGITVRGIAFDTMLESYVLNSTATRHDMDSLAQKYLDHTTVSFQDIAGKGVKQLTFDQIALEQAGPYAAEDADITLRLHQTLFEKLSAIPSLASVLTDIEIPLVPVLARIERQGAFVDAALLGVQSIELGDKMVALEREAFEIAGEEFNLGSPKQLGVILYEKLGLPVLKKTAKGQPSTAEEVLAKLAEDDYRLPKVLMEYRSMSKLKSTYTDRLPEQINPRTGRIHTSYHQAVASTGRLSSSDPNLQNIPVRTAEGRRIRQAFVAPAGYKLLAADYSQIELRIMAHLSRDEGLMNAFRHNLDVHTATAAEVFKVELADVTSNQRRSAKAINFGLIYGMGAQKLGKDIGVDTKTAKAYIDTYFARYPGVRQYMDRTRAQAAEQGYVETFFGRRLYLPDINSNKPQERAAAERTAINAPMQGTAADIIKKAMVAVDNWLTASGLDAKVILQVHDELVLEVREDLVDQVRDEIRVHMSEAAKLDVPLLVEMGIGNNWDEAH
- the yihA gene encoding ribosome biogenesis GTP-binding protein YihA/YsxC is translated as MQLKNPILGLCQQSTFMLSAAKVDQCPDDEGFEVAFAGRSNAGKSSALNTLTHASLARTSKTPGRTQLLNFFKLDDERRLVDLPGYGYAKVPIPLKQHWQRHLEAYLGGRESLKGLILMMDIRHPMTDFDLLMLDWAVAAGMPMHILLTKADKLTYGAAKNTLLKVQAEIRKGWGDLVTIQLFSAPKRMGLEDAYTVLAGWMELADKGAEAEIQ
- a CDS encoding c-type cytochrome, yielding MTKWLLAAGVLMPLYSAQATQDPEAVYNRVCGACHSGQLPMAPKKGDQEAWTPRLAKGMETLVQHVTQGFKAMPPRGLCMDCSAEDYQAIILWMSE
- a CDS encoding cytochrome c4 — protein: MKKLIVSLLLTVGISGMAHAAGEAVQPGDAKAGQAKAAVCGACHGPDGNSMAPNFPKLAGQGERYLTKQLHDIKSGKRTVLEMTGLLTNLSDQDLADISAYFASQKGSVGAADPKIVARGEALFRGGDLAKGLPACTGCHSPNGTGNAAAGFPHLGGQHAQYVGKQLVDFRKEEGGRTNDGDTKPMQSIAKKLSDEDIAAVSSYIQGLH
- a CDS encoding thiol:disulfide interchange protein DsbA/DsbL, which encodes MRNLIISAVFAAASLFGMTAQAADAPAAPYVELSNPVPVAVPGKIEVVELFWYGCPHCYAFEPVINPWAEKLPSDVNFVRIPAMFGGPWNAHGQLFLTLEAMGVEHKVHTAVFEAIQKEHKKLTDKNDMADFLATQGVDKDKFLATFDSFAIKGQINKATELAKKYEITGVPTLIVNGKYRFDVGSAGGAEQALQLADKLIDKERAANKAAAN
- a CDS encoding endonuclease/exonuclease/phosphatase family protein, giving the protein MRRWGTERIVGLHDPRVNEHHLESTGLPADSRLRLLSFNIQVGISTERYRHYLTRGWQHLLPHTGRADNLQKIGNLLGDFDLVALQEADGGSLRSGYVNQVEHLAHLGAFPYWYQQLNRNLGRLAQHSNGVLSRLRPWAIEDHPLPGPKGRGAILVRFGEGPEALVVVMMHLALGARARSLQLAYIRELIGDYKHQVLMGDMNTHASDLLQHSPLRDLGLLAPQLEATFPSWRPQRCLDHILLSPSLTLEKVEVLAQPISDHLPVAVEIRLPGSLTADALPALSPALRGTHE